A window of the Lagenorhynchus albirostris chromosome 1, mLagAlb1.1, whole genome shotgun sequence genome harbors these coding sequences:
- the PLA2G4E gene encoding cytosolic phospholipase A2 epsilon produces the protein MLQKEMLVSASHHPSHPSQAEDGRPSATCTLEEGLSPCHLLTVRVIRMKNVQQADVVSQTDCFVSLWLPTSSPKRLRTRTISNCRNPEWNESFKFQIQTRVKNVLELSVCDDDTLTPDDHVLTVLYDLTKLCFREKTHVKFPLNREGMEELEVEFLLEESPSPPESLITNGVLVSRQMSCLEVHAESRRQKNRKVKGLPVTVTESFEHTQHISHCLEPCGPNPACFHYPKYFQPQVHVEVPKSQWSSVLCCCSACKNDPVCQSLDCLPDGQAVTLPVNKNCELHMKSTPCSEALDVRLGFSLCQAELEFLQKRRVVVAEALKQVLQLEEDLQADEVPLISIMATGGGTRSMTAMYGHLLGLQKLNILNCASYITGLSGATWTMATLYRDPDWSSKNLELAILEARRHVVKDKTPALFPDQLLKFREELQQRRQEGYKVTFTDFWGLLVEACLGDERYECKLSDQRAALCQGQNPLPIYLTINVKDDVSNQDFREWFEFSPYEVGLQKYGAFIPTELFGSEFFMGRLMRRIPESRICYMLGLWSSIFSLNLLDAWNLSHTSEEFFHRWTRERVHDIEDEPLLPEIPKCDANMLDTTVVMPGSWLSNTFRNILTSRAFLSEFHNFLLGLQMHTDYYQNGQFSTWKDSVLDGFPNKLTASVNHLCLLDTAFVINSSYPPVLRPERKADLIIHLNYCAGSQTKPVKQTCKYCTEQNIPFPKYEVQEEEDNLKECYLMESSQEPDAPTVIFFPLISDTFQKYKAPGVERSPEELEQGQVDIYGPKSPYATKELTYTEATFDKLVKLSEYNILNNKDKLLQALRLAVEKKKCLKSQCPPKVPGHP, from the exons GAGGGGCTGTCTCCATGCCACCTGCTGACAGTGAGGGTCATCCGGATGAAAAACGTCCAACAAGCTGACGTGG TAAGCCAGACAGACTGCTTTGTGAGCCTCTGGCTGCCCACAAGCTCTCCTAAGAGGCTGAGGACTAGGACCATCTCCAACTGCCGAAACCCAGAGTGGAATGAAAGCTTCAAGTTCCAGATCCAGACCCGGGTGAAG AACGTGCTAGAGCTGAGCGTCTGTGATGACGACACGTTGACACCAGATGACCATGTCTTGACAGTTCTCTATGACCTCACCAAGCTCTGCTTCCGAGAGAAAACCCACGTGAAGTTCCCACTCAACAGAGAG GGCATGGAGGAGCTGGAGGTGGAGTTCCTGCTGGAGGAGAG CCCCTCTCCACCTGAGAGTCTCATCACGAACGGCGTGCTGGTG TCTCGACAAATGTCCTGCCTGGAGGTTCATGCAGAATCCAGGAGACAGAAGAATAGGAAAG TGAAGGGCCTCCCGGTGACAGTGACGGAGTCCTTCGAGCACACCCAGCACATCTCACACTGCCTGGAGCCCTGCGGCCCAAACCCTGCCTGCTTCCACTACCCCAAGTACTTCCAGCCCCAGGTCCACGTGGAGGTGCCCAAGAGCCAGTGGAGCTCTGTG CTTTGCTGCTGCAGTGCGTGCAAGAACGACCCTGTGTGCCAGTCCCTGGATTGCCTCCCTGACGGCCAGGCGGTGACCCTGCCTGTG AACAAGAATTGTGAATTACACATGAAATCTACACCCTG CTCCGAGGCACTGGACGTGCGGCTAGGCTTCAGCCTGTGCCAGGCAGAGCTGGAGTTCCTGCAGAAGCggagggtggtggtggctgaGGCGCTGAAGCAGGTGTTGCAGCTGGAGGAGGACCTGCAGGCAGACGAg GTCCCGCTGATATCCATCATGGCCACTGGGGGTGGGACAAGATCCATGACTGCCATGTATGGCCACCTGCTGGGGCTGCAGAAGCTGAACATCCTGAACTGTGCCAGCTACATCACTGGCCTGTCAGGGGCCACCTG GACCATGGCTACCTTGTACCGTGACCCTGACTGGTCCTCCAAAAACCTGGAGCTTGCCATCCTCGAGGCGCGGAGGCACGTAGTCAAGGACAAGACGCCCGCTCTGTTCCCAGATCAGCTCCTCAAATTCCGGGAGGAGCTGCAGCAGCGCAGGCAGGAAGGCTACAAAGTCACCTTCACAGACTTCTGGGGTCTGCTGGTTGAGGCCTGTCTGGGGGACGAG AGATATGAATGCAAACTGTCAGATCAGCGTGCTGCTTTGTGTCAGGGCCAGAACCCCCTGCCCATCTACCTCACCATCAATGTCAAGGATGATGTAAGCAACCAGGATTTCAGAG AGTGGTTCGAGTTCTCCCCCTACGAGGTGGGCCTGCAGAAGTATGGAGCCTTCATTCCCACCGAGCTCTTCGGCTCCGAGTTCTTCATGGGGCGGCTGATGAGGAGGATCCCAGAGTCGCGGATATGCTACATGCTAG GTCTGTGGAGCAGCATCTTCTCCCTGAACCTGCTCGATGCCTGGAATTTGTCCCACACCTCGGAGGAGTTTTTCCACAGGTGGACAAGGGAGAGAGTGCATGATATCG AAGATGAGCCACTCCTACCTGAAATCCCTAAATGTGATGCCAACATGCTGGACACCACGGTGGTGATGCCAGGGTCATGGCTGTCCAATACTTTCCGCAACATCCTCACCTCCCGGGCCTTTTTGTCTGAGTTCCACAACTTCCTGCTGGGGCTGCAGATGCACACCGACTACTACCAGAATGGCCAGTTCTCCACGTGGAAGG ACTCGGTGCTAGATGGCTTCCCAAACAAGCTGACAGCGTCCGTGAACCACTTGTGCCTGCTGGACACTGCATTCGTCATCAACTCCAGCTACCCGCCCGTCCTCAGGCCGGAGAGAAAAGCTGACCTCATCATCCACCTCAATTACTGTGCTGGGTCCCAGACAAAG CCCGTGAAACAAACCTGCAAGTACTGCACCGAGCAGAACATCCCCTTCCCCAAATATGAGGTGCAGGAGGAGGAGGATAACCTCAAGGAGTGCTACCTGATGGAGAGCTCCCAGGAGCCCGATGCCCCCACTGTGATTTTCTTCCCACTCATCAGCGACACCTTCCAAAAGTACAAGGCCCCAG GTGTGGAGCGAAGCCCCGAGGAGCTGGAGCAGGGCCAGGTTGACATCTATGGTCCCAAATCTCCCTACGCCACCAAGGAGCTGACGTACACAGAGGCCACCTTCGACAAGCTGGTGAAGCTCTCCGAATATAACATCCTGAATAACAAGGACAAGCTCCTTCAGGCCTTGCGACTAGCAGTAGAGAAGAAGAAATGCCTGAAGAGCCAGTGTCCCCCTAAAGTCCCAGGACACCCGTAA